The following proteins come from a genomic window of Streptomyces sp. Sge12:
- a CDS encoding aldo/keto reductase, whose product MEQRHLGRTGLRVSRIGLGTLTWGRDTGEEAAAEQVKTFWEAGGTLVDTADVYAGGEAEYLLGRLVGGLVPRRDLVIATKAGSVPDPDRRFDGSRGHLLAALDASLERLGTDYVDLWQVHAFDPATPLEETLQALDLAVSSGRARYAGLAGFCGWQLAKAATWQLAAPGVRTRIASTQMEYSLLQRGVEREVLPAALDLGIGLLPSSPLGRGVLTGKYRDGTPADSRGASESLAALVDPYLDEAAGRIVDAVVTAAQGLAVTPLQVALAWIRDRPGVVAPIVGARTSGQLAAALSVEALSLPEEICRALDDVSVPVHRYPDQDWSTL is encoded by the coding sequence ATGGAGCAGAGGCATCTCGGCCGCACCGGACTGCGCGTCTCCCGGATCGGCCTCGGCACCCTCACCTGGGGCCGCGACACCGGCGAGGAAGCCGCCGCCGAGCAGGTGAAGACCTTCTGGGAGGCGGGCGGCACACTCGTCGACACCGCCGACGTGTACGCCGGCGGGGAGGCGGAGTACCTCCTCGGACGGCTCGTCGGCGGACTCGTGCCGCGCCGGGACCTGGTGATCGCGACCAAGGCGGGCAGCGTGCCGGACCCGGACCGGCGGTTCGACGGCTCGCGCGGGCACCTGCTCGCGGCCCTGGACGCCTCGCTGGAGCGGCTGGGCACCGACTACGTCGACCTGTGGCAGGTGCACGCCTTCGATCCGGCGACCCCGCTGGAGGAGACCCTCCAGGCCCTGGACCTGGCGGTGAGCAGCGGCCGGGCCCGGTACGCGGGGCTGGCCGGCTTCTGCGGCTGGCAGCTCGCGAAGGCGGCGACCTGGCAGCTCGCGGCCCCCGGGGTGCGCACCCGGATCGCCTCGACGCAGATGGAGTACTCGCTGCTCCAGCGCGGGGTGGAACGGGAGGTGCTGCCGGCCGCGCTGGACCTCGGGATCGGCCTGCTGCCCTCCTCGCCGCTGGGGCGCGGGGTGCTGACGGGCAAGTACCGGGACGGCACCCCGGCGGACTCCCGGGGCGCGTCGGAGTCGCTGGCCGCGCTCGTGGACCCGTACCTCGACGAGGCCGCGGGGCGGATCGTGGACGCGGTGGTGACGGCGGCGCAGGGGCTGGCGGTGACCCCGCTCCAGGTCGCCCTGGCGTGGATCCGGGACCGGCCGGGGGTGGTGGCGCCGATCGTCGGCGCGCGGACGTCCGGGCAGCTCGCGGCGGCACTGTCGGTGGAGGCCCTTAGTCTTCCGGAGGAGATCTGCCGGGCGCTGGACGATGTTTCGGTTCCGGTGCACCGCTACCCCGATCAGGACTGGAGCACGCTGTGA